The Porphyromonas pogonae genome segment CAATTGCAAGGGCAGATTGCATCGGCAAAAATTCCGTTATCAAGAATGATTTCGCCCGCACTCTATTGGGTAATGACGGGCGATGATTTTTCATTGGATATTAATAACCCGAAAGAGCCGAAAATACTTTGTGTGGGTAACAATCCCGACCGTCAAAATATCTATTCGGCAGCGTTGGGATTGTATAATTCGAGAATTGTCAAGCTGATTAACAAGAAAGGGCAGTTGAAAAGTTCGGTAATTATTGATGAGTTGCCGACAATCTATTTTCGTGGATTGGATAACTTGATTGCCACGGCACGAAGTAATAAAGTGGCTGTTTGCTTGGGATTTCAGGATTACTCGCAATTGACACGCGATTACGGCGATAAGGAGAGCAAGGTTATCCAAAATACGGTGGGTAATATCTTTTCGGGACAGGTGGTTGGCGAAACCGCCAAAACCTTATCGGAACGTTTCGGAAAAGTGTTACAGAAACGGCAATCGATGACCATCAACCGACAGGATAAATCGACTTCTATTTCCACGCAGATGGACAGCCTTATTCCGGCATCAAAAATTAGCAATCTTACGCAGGGAATGTTCGTAGGTGCGGTGTCGGATAATTTCGACGAACGCATTGAGCAGAAAATCTTTCACTGCGAAATCGTGGTGGACAATGCTCGTGTTGCTGCCGAAACAAAAGCTTACCAAAAAATCCCGGAAATTGTCTCTTTTACCGATGAAAACGGAAACGACACGATGCAACAAGATATCGAACGAAACTATAAGCAAATAAAAGCAGATGTAGAAAATATTGTCTTATCTGAAATGGAACGGATTAGGAATGATGATAGTTTGAAGCATTTGGTAAAGGAATAGAGCAGTCTAATACCACAAATAAATTATTATCGTAGCCATTAGTACCGCCAAACTCCTGCTATAGCAAATAGTTTTTCGATTTAATCGTTTCAAGTGGGTGCGAAGTGTCAGATTGTGTCGTTCGATATGGTTGGTGGAGCGAAAAACGGTGCGATGTATTTTTCGGCTGATAAGATAGCCGTAGTTTTTCAGTTTATCGGTATAAATCATTTTGGCTTTCGATAGAAAAAGACTTTTAAGCACTACCGACAAGGTGCGGTTAGTGCGTCTGCCCACATTGAAAGCTACTACCTTGCGAGTTTCTCTATCCAAAGCGTACACTAACCAACGCAAACGGCTTTTCTTGCCGATAAATATACGCATCTCGTCCACTTCGTAGCTTTTGCCTATAGCAATAGGTGGTTGTTTGATTTTGCTTGCTATCAGCAAAATTCGTTTTAGCAAAGTGGTAACTGAAATCCCCAATACTCGTGCCGTGCTACGAATGCCCAATCCTTCTTTGGTTAGTTGAATAATTTTGTGATTGGTGTTGGGCATATAGGCTTTGTATCTGTAGTTCGTTATAAAACGTTTGTGACAATTCTTACATTGGTAACGTTGTTTACCTGTACTACTTTTACCACTTTTGATAATATTGTTAGAGTGGCAATGCGGACATAAAAACTCAACTCCCAATCTGGAGCATAAAGTACCGAAACGTTCTTGTAAACTCATTTTTTCATTGTTTTTAATCGTAAAAATAGCGAAAGGCAGAGAATATATCCCTGCCTTTATACCTATAGATTAAAATTATTGTTGATAATCAGATGATTTTTTTGACAACTCCCGATCTGGAGCATTACCCTCCTTAAGGGTGATATATGACTGTATTAAATCGTAATTATTTCTGTTAAAGTTTAAAATTTCGACTCGATTGAGTTTTCCATCATAATGTTTTTCTACATCCTTTATGTAGTAATTATGAAAAAAGTCATCATAATTTATCCAAGGAACATATTTAAGCCACCTTTTAGGAGTAAAAATTATAGGTTCATTATTTTCAGGATTTATTGGTAAATATGTTTCTTCTGTTTTAAACTTAAAGGATTTATAGTCATAGATTGGAATTGAGCACTTCTCTATTGGAATTTTCAATTTTTGACATTGGTCTATTGTGTAGTCTGCCAAGAATGACTTTATTAATGAGCAACTTATGTCACTAATTCTGTCTTTTGAAACATTATCAACCAACAATTGAATTTCTTCAAAATGTTGAAAACCTTGCTTATTTAATTGTGGAATTGCCCTGAAAAGGTTTAAAATTTCATCTGCGGTTTTTATCCCAATTTTTTTTCCTTTCCGAGTTTTAGAGTTACCTAATCCCACTTCGCTACATTCTGAAAGTTCAATTAGTATACTCCTGCTTTCATTTTCTTTTCCTTTTAAATAGTTGTTCCCAAGCTCATTGAAAAGATTTACAATACTCGTATGTAGTGAATTATCTTGTTGAGAATTAATTTTCCAAAGTAAAAATGGGTCAACATAAAGTGGGATGTCTTCATCCAAAAATGGTATAGCAAAATCCACTTCTTCTTGTAAAAAAGGAAGTCCGTGAAAGTCATTTAGTCTTGGTCGTACTATAGCCATAATCTAAAGGAATTCTATTTCATATAATTGTCTTAAAGTTTCTTCTCGATTTTCAAAATCACAAGTTCCTGTGAAATACAATCCTTTAATACTATCCGCCAAAAAATGTTGATAAATGTTTACACTTTTATTGAACACGTTAAATGATTTTCCAAGAATATTTGATAAATCAATTTGACTGAAATTAGGTCGAATTTCAATTGTTGCAGCTTGTTTCGGGACTTGGGTTATTATTTTAATCTTTTCTAGGTCTGAATCAAATGAGATTTGAGTATTCCGAACATATGATTTAGGGTATCTATCTTTAATAGAATTTAAAATTATGTCATCTAAGTAATCCTTTGGAAATAATTCCTGTTTAGGATAATTTAAAAGTTTTAAAAATTGATTTGGTTCAGGATCGTCCTTTAAATAATAATCTTTCTGTATTTTACGCAAATATGCAATAACTCCAATTACAATTTCTTGGTCATATGAATTTTTAGAGACTATATGAATCTCTTTCATTATTTTCCAATCATTTAAATCTAACATTTTTATCGACTTCATAATTTATCGTTTGGTCTTTATAAGGTTACGCATAACGGTTCGGGTATTGCCGCAGTGGGGGATTTTCAGCACCAAAGTTCAATAGATGTACTACCGTTTGTTTAAGCACAAAAGTTTCATAGAAGCACTTTACCCCCCATTGCGGCAATACCTTGTGTGTGCCCTGCATGAGCAGTGCACCCACCACCGTAGGTCAGTAAAAATGTCAAATTTACAAATTTTATTGAAAATTCCTATTGTGCGTGGGTGATTTTTTTTTCCAGAGGGTGAAAATCCCTTATGCGCGGGGTCGTGCCCGAAGCATTAGCAAGTCGCAAGCTGGTTGTTGGTGACGACAGCAGTGAAGGAAGCGAGACTGCAAAATCCGGTACTGACGAACAGGAACGGTATATGAGGCATATCTGTTTGGGGTAAGCAACCACACCCTTGTAACACCCTAAAGGTATTTTGTGAACAGATATGTAGATACCGCAGTGATTGGATGAAGGAAAAAGCTCTTACCGGGGGAGGTCTCAGAGGAGGGAAAACCTACCTGAGAAGTCAGCAGAGGTCATAGTAGTTACAGGCAACGAGCCGGCAAGTGTTTCGCACCAGATAGTCGGAGGTCTCACAGAGGTAACGAAGGACTGAACGTAAAGAAGTTTCAAATGCAGCAAGGATTTTCGTTAACGGAATAGCCTTCGGCAAGCGAAACAGAGTAGAAACAAAGATTAAAAGAGTAAACAAGACCAAAATGGAATTGATTGAGCAAGTGATTAACCGTCAAAACATGATGCGTGCATTCAAACAAGTCAGGCAGAACAAGGGTTCAGCAGGAGTTGACCGCATGCCCGTAAAAGAACTATACGACTACCTGACAAAGAACAGGGAAAGTATAGAGCAATCCCTGTTAAACGGAACCTACCTGCCACAACCCATTTTGGGGGTAGAAATACCCAAAAGCAACGGAAAGGTTCGCCTGCTGGGTGTACCTACCGTGGTCGACCGGATGCTTCAACAAGCCGTAGGGCAGGTGCTGGGCAACCGGTTCGAAATGGATTTTGAGGATTACAGTTATGGCTTCCGTCCGAACAAAAATGCCCAACAAGCAGTACTCAAAGCACTGGACTACATCAACAGCGGTTATCAGGACATTGTAGATATTGACCTGAAAAGCTTCTTCGATGAAGTTGACCACTGCGTTCTGCTTCAATTGCTGTATCGCAGGGTAAAATGCCCGCTTACCTTACGCCTTATCCGCAAATGGCTGAGAGCTCCGATTTCAATCAACGGAAAATTAGTCAAACGCCGCAAAGGAGTACCACAAGGCAGTCCGCTAAGTCCGATACTCTCCAATATTATGTTGGATGAACTGGACAAGGAACTGGCAAGGCGAGGGTTAAAGTATGTCCGTTATGCTGATGACTTCAGCATTTATTGTAAAAGTCAATGGCAAGCCCGAAAAACAGGCAACGAAATTTATCTCTTCTTAAAGAATAAGCTTCACCTGCCTATTAACAGGGAAAAAAGCGGCATCAGACGACCAGTAAATTTCACCCTGTTAGGCTTTGCATTTGTCTCTACCTATAAAAAGGGGGAGAAAGGCAAATACCAGTTGGTGGTAAGCGTCAAAGGATGGAAAAATCTGAAACTGAAACTCAAAGCCATTACCCGAAAAACCACTCCCGCCACTTTCGATGAGCGCATTCTCAAGCTGAAAGAAGTACAGCAAGGCTGGCTTCAATACTACCGTATGGCAAGTATTCAGGGAAAACTCAAAGACGTGGACGGGTGGGTACGCAACCGACTGCGCTGCTGTATCTGGAAACAATGGAAGAAACCTGAACGACGACGGAAAAACCTGATACGCTTGGGAGTTGACCTTGAACACGCTTACAGTCACAGCCGAAGCCGTATGGGTACTTGGGCTGTAGCCTGTAGTCCTATTTTGAAAACCACTATCACGGTGGAACGACTACAACAACGGGGTTACGAATCTATGTTAACTTATTATCTGAAAATTGCTCCATTTCTTAACGAACCGCTGTATACGTGAACCGTACGTACAGTGGTGTGAGAGGCTCTCCCTGTCGGCTAACTACCGACAGGGCAGTCTACTCGATTAGCGGCTGTATTTTTATCAAAGTTCAATTGTCCGTTCTATGTTTATTTGTTCTAAAAATGTTTCATCGTGCGACACAACAATGATTGTCCCTTGGTATTCATTTATTGCTGCTGTCAGTATTTCAACATTCTGTATGTCTAAATTATTTGTTGGCTCGTCAAAAATAATAATATCTGGTGACTTACTGTTAATCGTCAAGCAACAAAGTAACAAACGCATTCTTTCGCCACCACTCAAAGCACTACAAGATTTGTCCCAATCATTTTTTGTAAACAAAAAGCGGTTGAGCCGGATTTTGATTTCGTGTTCTTGTAATGCAGAAACATTGAATTGTTCGGCTTGTTCGTAAACTTTTAGTTTGTTGTCAAGCAAAGAATAGTCTTGGTCAATGTAAACTGCTTTGTTGTCTGCTCGGTAAATTGTTCCTGCTTGCGGTTTAATGTCGCCCAAGATGAGTTTTATCAAAGTAGTTTTTCCCGAACCATTTGTACCTTTCAATGCGATTCGTTCGCCACTTGTAATTTGAAAGTTCAGATTGTCTTTCCAAAGCGGTTGTTTGTGGTAAGCATAATTGATATTTGTTGCCGTAAACAAAACTTTTCCTTTGTGTAATGCTGAATTGTCAAAACCAAACTTCATTTTGTCAATGTCAGGCAACGAAGAACGAAGTTCTTGTAAGTCTTGCGAAATGCCCCTGATTTTTTCTGCGTGAACACTTTTCATTTTTGATGTGCTGTTTTCTGCATTGTTTCGCAAAGTGTTCAACATTATTCGGGCAACGCCCGCTTTTTCTTGTTTGCCTCTTCCACGACTGTCTAATTTTTGCTGTCGTTCCAATGTTTCCCGTTCTTTTTCTTTGGCTTTTCGCAGTTCTTTTTCTTTGCTTTGAATGTCTTGACTTAAAGCGTTGTTTTCAATTTGTTTTTGCTCTTTGTAAAAGTCGTAATTACCGCCATAAACTTTAACTCCGTGTTTACTTAATTCGCAAATTGTGTCCAACAAGTTTAGTAATTTTCTGTCGTGGCTTACAACAATCAATGTGCTTTTTGTGGACTTAATGAAGCTATACAAAAGTTGTCTGCCCGAAACGTCTAAATGATTGCTTGGCTCGTCCAACAAAACCAATTCGGGTTGATGAATGGAAATTCCCGCCAAAAAAACTTTTGTTTTTTGTCCTCCGCTTAACGTTTCCATTTTTTGCGATAAGTCTAAGCCGTCCAATTGCCAAAAGTTCAGTGCCTCTTTGCAACGGTCTTCTATTGTCCAATCGTCATTCAGCAAATTGAAATTTTCCTCGCTTGTGTTTCCGTTCAAGATGTCTTTCAAAGCGTTCAATTTGCCTTCAATTCGCAACGCTTGTGCTATTGTCAAATGATTGAATTGTCCGAAAATTTGCGGAACATAATACGGCTCTGCGTCAATGTTTATTTGTCCGCTTGAAGGTTGAAGTTCGCTTGCAATAATTTTGAGCAAGGTAGATTTCCCTACTCCGTTGTTGCCTATTAAAGCTGTCTTTTCGTGATTGTTTACTGTCAGATTGATGTCGCTAAACAGTAAATCTTTGCTTGGGTGTGTATATGAAATGTTTTGTAAAATCAACATAATTTCTTTCGTTAAAGATGAAACAATACAGCAACCGCTTTGCGGTTGTTGTTCTGATATGTCTGAAAGTAATTATTTTTTACATTCTGTCTTTACTTAATTTTTTGTGTCTGCAAATATATGAACTTTCTGTTTAGCACGGTCGGTTGTAATATAGCCGCTAACGAAAAATGGTAGCCGTAGTTGCCGGATTTACAGCACTTTCGTATCAATTTAGCACTTCGGTTCGTTAAAAGCACCAAAGTATCAAGTTGGCACGAAAGCCGGCAATTATCGGCTACCATATGTTAGTGGCATTTATCATTTCATTATATTCATTTGCTTTAACGCATTTTTTGTTACATTAATTCTCGATGAAATAAAATCATCAACATTCAATCCGTCTGTCGGAATTACATTTGTTGCAAAAAAATAAACATTAGATTTTGTTTCAACATAACCAACAAACCAACCATTATATTTTTCTTCTATCGAACTTAATCCAGTCTTACCGCTTAAAATGTAATTTTCAGTTCGCTCAATTTCCATAATATTTTTGACAATCTTTATTGTCCTATCAGAAATTGGAAATTTTGAAAAATAGAATTTCCTTAAAAAGTCGATTTGTTGTTTTTGAGATATTTTTGAATTTCCTTCAAGCCAAAAATTGTCAATCGTTAAACTGTCAAAAATCATATTTTTATACTCAAATTTTTCTAAATATTCTTTCATTTTAATTGTTCCGATTTTCCTTGCAATTTCCTGATAGCAAGGAACACAGGAAATTCTAAAAGCATCTTTAAATGATAAATCTTTTTCCCAAATATCCATTTTTCTCTGCTCGCCATTCCATTTTAAAATAGTTGTATCATTTTCAATAATGCCTAATTCAACAGCAATTATAGAATTTGGAATTTTGAATGTTGATGCAGGTAATTTTCCGTTTTTAGCCCAATCAAAGTCATTTGAGTAAAAAGTATTCTTGTCGTTATCATAAATTAGAATTGAACCATTTACTTGAAAACTATCTAAAATTTTGTCAAAATCAGAAATTTCTGTTTCAATTATGTTTTTATTCGTTGTTGTGTTACAGCAAACAAATAAAAATATCATTGAAATAAAAACTACAAATAAAATATTTTTCATTTATTGTCTAATTATCGTTTGTTTTTGTTGCCACTAACGGGAAACGCATTGGCGAAGTGGCGGATAAATTGAACCGAAAGTTCAATTTAGCAGTGACGTAGCCGATGTGTTTCCACAGAAGCTAAATTATTAAAAAAAAGCTGAATGTGGGACACATTCGGCGGAATAAAAAGCACAAAAGTTGAATTTTGAACTTAACCCGCCATTTTGCCAATGCGATGTTGAACTGAACAAGGGAAATGAGCGGTATCCTGCCAGACAGGATACCGACATTCACGAGGTTTCGATGGTTAGTGCGCCGCATCGGAGCGGGCCTGCTACCAGTCGTCGGTTAGACGACTGGCGACTTCTCGGTGGCAGCCCCACGGAGCCGAAGGAGCACCAGCCCCAACGAAACCAGTACCGCCATCGCCGTGGCGTAACAGATCACGGGCCACGCTGTGTCACCGTTTAAAAGTGCCACCGCCAATGTCCCGACAATGCTGACTATCAGGCTTTGAACGCAGAAGTAGAACGCGACCGCTGATCCCGCGATGTCGTCGAACTCTGCCAAAGCGCCGTTCGCGGTAACGGACACCGTGAAGACAATACCGACCGCGACAACCCACATCGGTAGGATGAAGGTGAGGAATGACGGCGAGCCGTAAAGTTCGCCGATCCCCAACAGGACCGCTCCGCAAACAAGCAACGCCATCCCACGCGCCACGCATCCTGCGATGCCCCATCTGGCGACAAAGGACTTCGCGAAACGGGTTGTCACGATCATTACAAGCGCGACAGTGGCGAAGGCAAAGCTGAATCCGATCTCGGAATATTCCGCTTGGCCTATGAGCACACGGGGAGCCGTCGAGAAGAAGACGAAGTAGGTGCCCATACCGGCGCTAAAGCCGACAGTGTAAACCCAAAAAGCCGGACTCGCGAAGATCGGCAAGACAGATCGGCGCGTCTTGACTTGATCCAGAGGGCGGGTTTCGTGCCACCTGAAACCCGCATTTAGGAGTGCGAGCATCGCCAGTATAGCCAAAGTAATGAATATCGCCTGCCATCCCAAGAACTCGCCGATCAATACTCCGGCGATAGGGCCGAGCGCAGGCACGAACGCCAGCATCGAACTGAAAAGGCCGTAGATGACGACACCCTCAGGACGGTTGGCATAAACGTCGCGAACCGTCGCGAACGTCGCCACCAGCATGGCCGACGCGCCCACTGCTTGAAGTAGACGGAAAGCGACAAAGGCCGGTGCAGTTGAAGACCAAGCTGCTCCCAGAGACGCAATGACGAAAGCCGTTGCGCCCGCAAGTAGAATTGGCCGTCGCCCGATTCTGTCTGAGAGCGGACCAAAAATCACCTGGCCCACGCCGAGCATCACCATATAGAGGCTCAACGTGAGTTGGATCATAGCGGGCGTCGTGTTCAGGATGCCGGGCATCGCTGGAACGACAGGGAGATAAATATCCATCGCCAGTGAAGCGAGGATGTCGAAAGGAGCCATCAGCAGCAGTGCTGCCGGCAGCGTATAGGCCCACGCGGGGCGTTGTTTTTGTTTATCAGTCATTTATGTGTTTTTCTATTCCATCAATAATTGATTTCCAATCATCAACGTGTAATTCGTGTCCTGTACCTTCAAGGGTGATTAGATTTGAACCTTTTATTTTTTCTAGTAAAAAACCTGCATTCTTATAATGCCAAATTTTGTCGTCTGTTCCGTGGATAATTAAGGTGGGTTGTTTGATTTCGTTTAATCTGTTCCAATATTCTTCACCACCACCACCTTGCGATGCAGCGTGATTGAACATACTTATATAATTGTTGGCTCTATTGAACTCAGCTCTTATCAGTTTTTCACTTCTTTGTTTGTCAAATTGTTTCTTGCCACTCATTAATTCTGCACCCTGAATTAAATAGTTTACCACACTGTCTTCATTTGTCCAATTGACTGTACCTGCTTTACTATGGAAATCTAAAATACTCGTGTCCATTTCAGGTATAGTTGGGTCTGAGTCTCCCCAAGGGCCTGATGACATAAGAGTTAAGGAGTTAACTCTGTCGGCAAACTTTATTGATGCTATTTGAGAAATTAGTCCGCCCAAAGAAATCCCCACAAAATGTGCTTTGTCAATCTTGTAGCCATCCAATATTGAAATAGCGTCATTAGTTAAGTCAACAATATCGTATGGAGTAGAACCTGGTTCATAATTAGTGGATTTTCCTACATCTCTGTTGTCGTAACGAATAACAAAAAATCCTTTTTCAGATAATTGTTGGCAAAATTCAGTGTCCCAATACAGCATTGATACGGTTGCACCTGCTACCAAAAGGATTGCTGGATTTTTCTTATTTCCAAAACTTTCCGTACAGAGTTCAATGCCGTTTGTTTTAATTATTTTCTCTTTCATTTCTGTTTTCCTTTGTTTGCAACTGATTATTATCAGTCCTAAAATTAATATCCAAAGTAGTTTTTTTTTCATTTATCAATGTTTAACTGTTATGCTGGTATCTTTCACAATGCCCGCTAACGGTCAAGTATAAGCGTAGTGCGGGTTTTCGGAGCAATACACTGTCCGCTAGCACGAACTTTGATAGATGCCAAAATACCAAATTTTAGCCACTTCGCCCGCATTACGCTTATACAATGTTGGCGGTAGTTTTTTTATTCAATTCTCCTTAATACCCCCTTTAATTTTGCTTCAACTCCAAGATTATCAAAAAGTTTTTCAGTCAATGTTAATGTCTTCTTGAAAGCTGTTTTAATATCTGTCGGATCTAATTCTGATGTTGTCTGCTGAAATAACGAATACCAATATGGATCTATGTCTTTTTCCAAGCTTTTTGTTGGACTTTCCCAATGTTTGGTTTGGTATGTTTCAATTCTTATTAACCAAAGTAAATATTTTTGAACATTTGATAAGCTTTGGTAAGCGTGAGCAAATTCCTGTCGTTTAATTAAGTTGCTTGTTGTAAGTAAAACATTCAACAATGATTGGCTCAACCACAGGATATTTTCATTTGTTGTTCGATCAGGTACTTTAGTTTTTATTTCTTTGAGCGTGTTAGTCAATAAATCTTCTTTATCTACTAAAATCATCTTGTCAAAGTCGCTAAACTCTACCAAACCGTCCCACGATTTGATAACTTCCATTTGGTCGTTTGTCAAAAAATGAAACTCCCCCCTTATCATATTTTCAAAAATGGCAACTTCACTTCCATACTCGTTGGTAAAATATAATGCCAAAGGATGAATTTGGCTTACCCAATTTTCAGCGGAAAATTTTTCTTTATCCTTCAAGAAGATGTAGAATTCAATATCTGAATATTTGTCCCCTTCATTTTTGGTAAATGACCCGTACATAAATACGGCAGAAATATTTTTATCATTTTGAGCTATTGACTTTGTTTTGTCAATCATTTGTAACTGTGTCATTTTCTAATTTTTTAATATTAACAATCGCCCTTTCTACTTTGCGTATTAAAGGATATTTCAATTCTTATTCTATCTTACAGTTACTTATAGCTTCATTTTCTTGAATGTTTTTCGTTGTTAATTGTTTCTTCAAATTACCGCCAACGGTTTGGGTATTTGCGATGGCACGGCATTTGAAAACCGTCAGCCGAAAATATGCACAAAAGTTGATAGTAGTACAAATGTTCAATTACTTCCGTCAGTCGTGCTATTGCAAATACCATGTTAGCGGGTCGTTGTTCTATGTCAAATAATAATTGTTTATTCATTAGTCTATAATAACATTCTTCCCTTGTTCTCTAAGTTTTTCCAGTCCATCTTTCATAGCTTTAATCTCTTCAAGGGTATGTCCGTGCCAACCGGTTACTTCTCCAACAACTTTAAAAGGATGTTTCGAACGATAGGATTTTGTGGGATTACCAGGAAATTTTTTGTCCGTTACGTTGGGGTCATCTTCTATGTCGCCTGTTGCTTCTACTAAATAAATCCTTTCACGTCCGTTGCCCAAAGCAAGTTCTGCTCCTAATATTGCAGTATTCAGTGTAGCCGAAACATAAATATGCTTTAATATTCTGTTTTCTTCATAATTACTGTTGAAACCTACTTGAATGAAATCGCCAATTTTCAAGTCAGCCTTTGTTCCGTGAAAATAGGTTTGAGCAAACGGTGTAGGAATATGAAGTACGGCTTTATCTTCT includes the following:
- a CDS encoding IS1 family transposase, producing the protein MSLQERFGTLCSRLGVEFLCPHCHSNNIIKSGKSSTGKQRYQCKNCHKRFITNYRYKAYMPNTNHKIIQLTKEGLGIRSTARVLGISVTTLLKRILLIASKIKQPPIAIGKSYEVDEMRIFIGKKSRLRWLVYALDRETRKVVAFNVGRRTNRTLSVVLKSLFLSKAKMIYTDKLKNYGYLISRKIHRTVFRSTNHIERHNLTLRTHLKRLNRKTICYSRSLAVLMATIIIYLWY
- the ltrA gene encoding group II intron reverse transcriptase/maturase: MELIEQVINRQNMMRAFKQVRQNKGSAGVDRMPVKELYDYLTKNRESIEQSLLNGTYLPQPILGVEIPKSNGKVRLLGVPTVVDRMLQQAVGQVLGNRFEMDFEDYSYGFRPNKNAQQAVLKALDYINSGYQDIVDIDLKSFFDEVDHCVLLQLLYRRVKCPLTLRLIRKWLRAPISINGKLVKRRKGVPQGSPLSPILSNIMLDELDKELARRGLKYVRYADDFSIYCKSQWQARKTGNEIYLFLKNKLHLPINREKSGIRRPVNFTLLGFAFVSTYKKGEKGKYQLVVSVKGWKNLKLKLKAITRKTTPATFDERILKLKEVQQGWLQYYRMASIQGKLKDVDGWVRNRLRCCIWKQWKKPERRRKNLIRLGVDLEHAYSHSRSRMGTWAVACSPILKTTITVERLQQRGYESMLTYYLKIAPFLNEPLYT
- the abc-f gene encoding ribosomal protection-like ABC-F family protein, with the translated sequence MMLILQNISYTHPSKDLLFSDINLTVNNHEKTALIGNNGVGKSTLLKIIASELQPSSGQINIDAEPYYVPQIFGQFNHLTIAQALRIEGKLNALKDILNGNTSEENFNLLNDDWTIEDRCKEALNFWQLDGLDLSQKMETLSGGQKTKVFLAGISIHQPELVLLDEPSNHLDVSGRQLLYSFIKSTKSTLIVVSHDRKLLNLLDTICELSKHGVKVYGGNYDFYKEQKQIENNALSQDIQSKEKELRKAKEKERETLERQQKLDSRGRGKQEKAGVARIMLNTLRNNAENSTSKMKSVHAEKIRGISQDLQELRSSLPDIDKMKFGFDNSALHKGKVLFTATNINYAYHKQPLWKDNLNFQITSGERIALKGTNGSGKTTLIKLILGDIKPQAGTIYRADNKAVYIDQDYSLLDNKLKVYEQAEQFNVSALQEHEIKIRLNRFLFTKNDWDKSCSALSGGERMRLLLCCLTINSKSPDIIIFDEPTNNLDIQNVEILTAAINEYQGTIIVVSHDETFLEQINIERTIEL
- a CDS encoding class D beta-lactamase OXA-347; its protein translation is MKNILFVVFISMIFLFVCCNTTTNKNIIETEISDFDKILDSFQVNGSILIYDNDKNTFYSNDFDWAKNGKLPASTFKIPNSIIAVELGIIENDTTILKWNGEQRKMDIWEKDLSFKDAFRISCVPCYQEIARKIGTIKMKEYLEKFEYKNMIFDSLTIDNFWLEGNSKISQKQQIDFLRKFYFSKFPISDRTIKIVKNIMEIERTENYILSGKTGLSSIEEKYNGWFVGYVETKSNVYFFATNVIPTDGLNVDDFISSRINVTKNALKQMNIMK
- the floR gene encoding chloramphenicol/florfenicol efflux MFS transporter FloR, with amino-acid sequence MTDKQKQRPAWAYTLPAALLLMAPFDILASLAMDIYLPVVPAMPGILNTTPAMIQLTLSLYMVMLGVGQVIFGPLSDRIGRRPILLAGATAFVIASLGAAWSSTAPAFVAFRLLQAVGASAMLVATFATVRDVYANRPEGVVIYGLFSSMLAFVPALGPIAGVLIGEFLGWQAIFITLAILAMLALLNAGFRWHETRPLDQVKTRRSVLPIFASPAFWVYTVGFSAGMGTYFVFFSTAPRVLIGQAEYSEIGFSFAFATVALVMIVTTRFAKSFVARWGIAGCVARGMALLVCGAVLLGIGELYGSPSFLTFILPMWVVAVGIVFTVSVTANGALAEFDDIAGSAVAFYFCVQSLIVSIVGTLAVALLNGDTAWPVICYATAMAVLVSLGLVLLRLRGAATEKSPVV
- the estT gene encoding macrolide hydrolase EstT encodes the protein MKKKLLWILILGLIIISCKQRKTEMKEKIIKTNGIELCTESFGNKKNPAILLVAGATVSMLYWDTEFCQQLSEKGFFVIRYDNRDVGKSTNYEPGSTPYDIVDLTNDAISILDGYKIDKAHFVGISLGGLISQIASIKFADRVNSLTLMSSGPWGDSDPTIPEMDTSILDFHSKAGTVNWTNEDSVVNYLIQGAELMSGKKQFDKQRSEKLIRAEFNRANNYISMFNHAASQGGGGEEYWNRLNEIKQPTLIIHGTDDKIWHYKNAGFLLEKIKGSNLITLEGTGHELHVDDWKSIIDGIEKHIND
- the lnu(I) gene encoding lincosamide nucleotidyltransferase Lnu(I); translation: MTQLQMIDKTKSIAQNDKNISAVFMYGSFTKNEGDKYSDIEFYIFLKDKEKFSAENWVSQIHPLALYFTNEYGSEVAIFENMIRGEFHFLTNDQMEVIKSWDGLVEFSDFDKMILVDKEDLLTNTLKEIKTKVPDRTTNENILWLSQSLLNVLLTTSNLIKRQEFAHAYQSLSNVQKYLLWLIRIETYQTKHWESPTKSLEKDIDPYWYSLFQQTTSELDPTDIKTAFKKTLTLTEKLFDNLGVEAKLKGVLRRIE
- the arr gene encoding NAD(+)--rifampin ADP-ribosyltransferase — protein: MNTTKIEDKAVLHIPTPFAQTYFHGTKADLKIGDFIQVGFNSNYEENRILKHIYVSATLNTAILGAELALGNGRERIYLVEATGDIEDDPNVTDKKFPGNPTKSYRSKHPFKVVGEVTGWHGHTLEEIKAMKDGLEKLREQGKNVIID